The following proteins are co-located in the Paludibaculum fermentans genome:
- a CDS encoding class I SAM-dependent methyltransferase — MRTSFVFLFVAGMGLLAAQTQRNPAARWDQIYLNQDAKVPVNPSTLVLETTANLKPGAALDVGMGNGRNSIYLARKGWKVTGVDISPAAVKQASQEAAKLKVEFDARAGDIERMDLGRDRYDLILCMYIHMVPIKNARKLIEALKPGGLLIVEGHHADVQSLGLRPVSGGPPGYMTNQLVRAFERLRILRYEDRTMQAEWSNGPEGKAPIVRLVARKE; from the coding sequence TGTTTGTGGCGGGTATGGGTTTGTTGGCGGCGCAGACGCAGAGAAATCCGGCCGCCCGTTGGGATCAGATCTATCTCAACCAGGACGCCAAGGTTCCCGTGAATCCGAGCACCCTGGTGCTGGAAACCACGGCGAACCTGAAGCCTGGCGCGGCGCTGGACGTGGGCATGGGCAACGGGCGGAACTCGATCTATCTGGCTCGCAAAGGCTGGAAAGTGACGGGTGTCGACATCTCTCCGGCGGCCGTGAAGCAAGCCAGCCAGGAAGCGGCGAAGCTGAAGGTGGAGTTCGACGCACGAGCCGGCGACATTGAGCGGATGGACTTGGGCCGCGACCGGTACGACCTGATCCTTTGCATGTACATCCACATGGTGCCCATCAAGAACGCGCGGAAGCTGATCGAGGCGCTGAAACCCGGCGGGTTGCTGATCGTGGAGGGGCATCATGCGGACGTGCAGTCGCTGGGCCTGCGGCCCGTGTCGGGCGGGCCTCCCGGCTACATGACGAATCAGCTGGTGCGGGCGTTCGAGCGGCTGCGGATCCTGCGGTATGAGGATCGGACGATGCAGGCCGAATGGTCGAACGGTCCCGAGGGCAAAGCCCCCATCGTGCGCCTGGTGGCGCGCAAAGAGTAG